A genomic segment from Nodularia sphaerocarpa UHCC 0038 encodes:
- a CDS encoding RNA recognition motif domain-containing protein, with product MSVYVGNLSYEVTQDTLSAVFAEYGSVKRVQLPTNRETGQLRGFGFVEMGTDDEETAAIEALDGAEWMGRDLKVNKAKPREDRGPSGGGGGNRSGGGGNFRSRY from the coding sequence ATGTCAGTTTACGTAGGCAATTTATCTTACGAAGTTACACAAGACACTCTTAGTGCTGTGTTTGCAGAATATGGTTCTGTAAAGCGCGTACAGCTACCTACTAACCGTGAAACAGGACAACTGCGCGGTTTTGGCTTTGTAGAAATGGGTACAGATGACGAAGAAACAGCAGCTATCGAAGCTCTAGATGGTGCTGAATGGATGGGACGCGATCTGAAAGTAAATAAAGCAAAACCCAGAGAAGATAGAGGTCCTTCTGGTGGTGGTGGTGGTAACCGCAGTGGTGGTGGCGGTAATTTCCGTAGCCGTTACTAA
- the coaBC gene encoding bifunctional phosphopantothenoylcysteine decarboxylase/phosphopantothenate--cysteine ligase CoaBC — translation MLSLQRQTPNRKKRVLIGIGGGIAAYKVCELVSTLFKTGVEIRVILTQSAQQFITPLTLATLSRHTAYTDDDFWQATHSRPLHIELGEWADLLVIAPLTAHTLAKLACGMADNLLTNTVLASTCPVLLAPAMNTDMWLQLAVQRNWQQLLTDSRYHGMMTASGLLACDRIGAGRMAEPPEILTYIQSLLHSGGERDLTGQRVLISAGGTREYFDPVRFIGNPSTGKMGLALAQAALHRGANVTLVHGLASWSVPLGVEAIPVVSAAQMQEVMQSYVHNSDIIIMSAAVADVKPRDYSTEKLPKRSLPQSLPLEPVPDIIAQLAQLKQPHQFLVGFAAQTGNIITPAMDKLQNKHLDMIVANPIDKPDSGFGSDNNQAVFLDKLGNKREIASCSKLQMAHYLFDFVGLVHAEAQRRGE, via the coding sequence ATGCTCAGTCTTCAACGCCAAACCCCAAACCGCAAAAAAAGGGTGCTAATTGGTATCGGTGGTGGTATCGCCGCCTACAAAGTTTGTGAATTAGTTTCCACGCTGTTTAAAACTGGGGTGGAAATTCGCGTCATTCTCACCCAGTCAGCACAACAATTTATTACGCCTTTAACTTTAGCTACCCTCTCTCGCCATACTGCATACACAGATGATGATTTTTGGCAAGCAACTCATTCGCGTCCTTTGCATATTGAGTTGGGTGAATGGGCGGATTTGTTGGTAATTGCCCCTTTGACGGCTCATACATTAGCAAAGTTAGCTTGTGGTATGGCTGACAATTTACTCACAAATACGGTGCTGGCTTCTACTTGTCCGGTGTTGTTAGCACCAGCTATGAATACAGATATGTGGTTACAGTTGGCTGTGCAGCGCAATTGGCAACAACTGTTAACAGATAGCAGATATCATGGTATGATGACGGCATCTGGTTTATTGGCTTGCGATCGCATCGGTGCGGGAAGAATGGCAGAACCCCCAGAAATTTTAACTTATATTCAATCACTTTTACACAGTGGCGGGGAACGGGATTTAACAGGTCAGCGTGTATTAATTAGCGCTGGGGGAACCAGAGAATATTTTGATCCGGTGCGGTTTATTGGTAATCCTTCTACGGGGAAAATGGGACTGGCTTTAGCCCAAGCTGCATTGCATCGAGGGGCAAATGTGACGCTGGTGCATGGTTTAGCTTCTTGGTCTGTACCATTGGGAGTGGAAGCTATACCTGTAGTTAGTGCGGCTCAAATGCAGGAGGTGATGCAGTCTTATGTACACAACTCTGATATAATTATTATGTCTGCGGCTGTGGCTGATGTCAAGCCTAGAGACTATAGTACAGAGAAATTACCCAAGCGATCGCTTCCCCAATCTTTACCCTTAGAACCAGTACCTGATATAATCGCTCAGTTAGCACAACTTAAACAACCGCATCAGTTTTTAGTTGGCTTTGCTGCACAGACTGGAAATATTATCACACCGGCTATGGACAAGTTGCAAAATAAGCATTTGGATATGATTGTTGCTAATCCCATTGATAAACCTGATAGTGGTTTTGGTAGTGACAATAATCAGGCGGTTTTTTTGGATAAACTAGGAAATAAACGGGAAATTGCTTCTTGTTCTAAGTTGCAAATGGCGCATTATTTATTTGATTTTGTGGGTTTAGTTCACGCAGAGGCGCAGAGGCGCGGAGAATGA
- a CDS encoding alpha/beta hydrolase: MSLQFISLPPSSSQPPAGLIVCLHGWGANAEDAASLSPFFNLPDYQFLFPNAPFPFPNSPTGRAWYDLRKENMYQGLAESQQLLINWLQSLESMTGVPLSRTILSGFSQGGAMTLDVGLKLPLAGLVVMSGYLHPDLVTTAQGDFPPTLIMHGRADEVVPVSAALKTRSAAESLGIAVEYHEFDMGHEIRPDMLDVLRNFVVKLMG; the protein is encoded by the coding sequence CTGTCTCTACAATTTATTTCCCTTCCCCCTTCTAGTTCTCAACCACCCGCAGGTTTAATTGTCTGCTTACATGGTTGGGGCGCTAATGCTGAAGATGCAGCATCTTTATCACCGTTTTTTAATTTACCTGATTACCAGTTTTTATTTCCCAATGCACCTTTTCCTTTTCCCAATTCCCCTACAGGTAGGGCTTGGTATGACTTGAGAAAGGAAAATATGTATCAAGGTTTGGCAGAAAGCCAGCAATTGTTAATAAATTGGTTGCAATCTTTGGAGAGTATGACTGGTGTGCCGTTGTCGCGCACTATTTTGAGCGGATTTTCTCAAGGTGGGGCGATGACTTTGGATGTGGGGCTAAAATTGCCTCTAGCCGGTTTAGTTGTGATGAGTGGATATTTACATCCTGATCTAGTCACAACTGCTCAAGGTGATTTTCCCCCGACTTTAATTATGCATGGTAGAGCCGATGAAGTTGTGCCTGTGTCAGCTGCTTTAAAAACTCGTTCAGCTGCGGAGTCTCTGGGAATTGCGGTAGAATACCATGAATTTGATATGGGGCATGAAATTCGCCCAGATATGTTAGATGTGCTACGCAATTTTGTTGTCAAGCTCATGGGCTAG
- a CDS encoding gamma-glutamylcyclotransferase, which produces MSNQSDRSHHSWVQSHNPTNPELKLQQQSHKEPMFYYFAYGSCMCPVDLKRSLGESTHSYIIGPGILKNYRLGFYSYSPTRHCGVLDVLPDPSASVKGVLYQLPWRLSAYLDKREGVSESFYRRETVDIHCQNQVYTSARTYIVVNKLTEELAPNDWYFNVVLRGAVTCGLPEEYCWNLFDHMYKLQQRHQQQQIMRAAEKPLLPLSPSIKSQK; this is translated from the coding sequence ATGAGTAATCAAAGCGATCGCTCACACCATAGCTGGGTACAATCTCATAATCCGACAAACCCAGAGTTAAAACTGCAACAACAGTCACACAAAGAGCCGATGTTTTACTATTTTGCTTATGGCTCTTGTATGTGTCCGGTAGATTTAAAGCGATCGCTTGGTGAAAGCACTCATTCATATATTATCGGACCAGGAATTTTAAAGAATTATCGCTTAGGTTTCTATTCCTATTCTCCCACTCGCCACTGTGGGGTTTTGGATGTGTTACCAGACCCCAGCGCCAGCGTCAAAGGTGTACTGTATCAACTACCCTGGCGATTGAGTGCATATTTGGATAAGCGCGAAGGTGTTTCCGAAAGTTTCTATCGTCGGGAAACCGTAGATATTCATTGCCAAAATCAGGTTTACACAAGCGCCCGCACCTATATAGTAGTTAACAAGCTCACAGAAGAACTCGCGCCCAATGACTGGTATTTTAATGTTGTCCTGCGGGGTGCTGTTACCTGTGGACTACCAGAGGAATATTGCTGGAATTTGTTTGATCATATGTACAAATTACAACAGCGTCATCAACAACAGCAAATTATGCGCGCAGCTGAGAAACCGCTATTACCACTCAGTCCTAGCATCAAAAGTCAAAAGTAG
- a CDS encoding DUF2555 domain-containing protein encodes MTTLSISKKDISAMTTADVQDLANRLEEDDYSNAFEGLNDWHLLRAIAFQRPELVEPYIHLLDLEAYDEA; translated from the coding sequence ATGACAACTTTAAGCATTTCTAAGAAAGATATTTCTGCTATGACTACGGCAGATGTCCAAGATTTGGCTAATCGTCTGGAAGAAGATGATTATAGCAATGCTTTTGAGGGTTTAAATGATTGGCATTTATTACGTGCGATCGCCTTTCAACGTCCTGAGTTAGTTGAACCCTATATCCATCTCTTGGATTTAGAAGCCTACGACGAAGCATGA
- a CDS encoding glycoside hydrolase family 10 protein, whose protein sequence is MKKLIQWCIELIGGKFFHRQKEALFAVIVSLSMIATVMLSFPLNAQTIAKSELRGVWLTNIDSNVLFERDRLKNALERLNELNFNTVYPVVWNWGYTLYPSKVAAKVIGRSLDPEPGLQGRDVLKEIVTEGHKKGLKVIPWFEFGFMAPADSLLAKNRPQWLTSRRDGSKIVKEGIHERVWLNPFHPEAQKFIQDLIVEIVSNYDIDGIQFDDHFGLPSELGYDAYTVALYKKEHRGQAPPRDPKNPAWVRWRANKITDFMKRVFTAIKANQKDCIVSVAPNPQRFSYEYYLADWQRWERMGLIEDLVLQIYRDDLNVFIKELEYPEVKAARSHIPVSIGILSGLKNRTVPIEQIKTQVQTVRDRKFAGVSFFFYETLWNLSQEQTLKRQTGLKNIFPTPATYPNLLTGWKEGSRE, encoded by the coding sequence ATGAAAAAATTGATCCAGTGGTGTATTGAGTTGATTGGGGGGAAATTTTTTCACCGTCAAAAGGAGGCGTTGTTTGCCGTGATAGTTTCTTTGAGTATGATCGCTACAGTCATGCTATCCTTTCCTCTAAACGCTCAAACTATAGCAAAGTCAGAATTAAGAGGCGTGTGGTTAACAAATATTGATAGTAATGTACTGTTTGAACGCGATCGCCTAAAAAATGCCTTAGAACGCCTGAATGAATTAAACTTTAATACAGTTTATCCTGTAGTTTGGAATTGGGGATATACATTATATCCTAGCAAAGTAGCAGCTAAAGTGATTGGGCGATCGCTCGATCCCGAACCCGGACTACAAGGGAGAGATGTACTCAAAGAAATTGTCACCGAGGGACATAAAAAAGGCTTAAAAGTGATTCCCTGGTTTGAATTTGGCTTCATGGCTCCAGCTGATTCCCTGTTAGCGAAAAATCGTCCCCAATGGCTCACAAGTCGCAGGGATGGTAGTAAAATAGTCAAAGAAGGCATACATGAACGAGTTTGGCTGAATCCCTTTCATCCAGAAGCACAGAAATTCATCCAAGATTTAATCGTTGAAATCGTCAGCAACTACGATATTGACGGCATTCAATTTGATGACCATTTCGGCTTACCATCAGAATTGGGCTATGATGCTTATACAGTAGCCTTATACAAAAAAGAACACCGTGGACAAGCGCCTCCACGAGACCCTAAAAATCCTGCATGGGTGAGATGGAGAGCGAACAAAATTACCGACTTCATGAAGCGAGTATTTACAGCCATCAAAGCCAATCAAAAAGATTGTATAGTTTCCGTCGCCCCTAACCCCCAGCGTTTTTCCTACGAATATTATCTAGCAGATTGGCAGAGATGGGAAAGAATGGGACTGATAGAAGACTTAGTATTGCAGATATATCGAGATGATTTGAACGTATTTATCAAAGAACTAGAGTATCCAGAAGTCAAAGCCGCCCGTAGCCATATTCCTGTGAGTATCGGTATTTTATCCGGCTTAAAAAATCGCACAGTCCCCATAGAACAAATTAAAACACAAGTACAAACAGTACGCGATCGCAAATTTGCCGGAGTTTCCTTCTTCTTCTACGAAACCCTGTGGAACCTCAGCCAAGAACAAACCTTAAAGCGTCAGACAGGCTTAAAAAACATCTTCCCCACACCAGCAACTTATCCAAATTTACTCACAGGTTGGAAAGAGGGGAGTAGGGAGTAG
- a CDS encoding site-2 protease family protein, translating into MFTSSEIPVIGIILLIALGILGWGFYRARPFGKLGILAWLQSVVLMTPWLLFFGLFAAGIYINILGILILVVTSAGFYVFLGRQLRAAGQDAIIQQKATERLAADSSQAAENTPQVLVAELKIEALPIPDEDLSAIRSIFGIDTFFTTETISYQEGAIFKGNMRGEPEEIHNRLTASLQEKVGDKYRLFLVDSTEGKPVVIVLPSRNDPRPMSLQQKSFAVILLIATIATCLETAGLLLNFDLFSNPERYAEALPIATGIFAILATHEIGHWLLARRHEIRLSWPFFLPAVQIGSFGAITRFESLLPNRKVLFDIALAGPAAGGILSLLMLIVGLLLSHPGSLFQLPNQFFQGSILVGSLARVVLGSALQSSVVSVHPLVVIGWLGLVINALNLMPAGQLDGGRIIQAIYGRKTAGRATAATLIILGLISLGNSLAIYWAVVIFFLQRDLERPTLNEISEPDDARAALALLALFLMISTLLPLTPGVAGRLGIGG; encoded by the coding sequence ATGTTTACCTCGTCAGAGATTCCCGTTATTGGGATAATTTTGTTAATTGCTTTGGGTATTTTAGGTTGGGGCTTTTATCGCGCTAGACCTTTTGGGAAACTGGGAATCTTAGCCTGGTTACAGTCGGTGGTATTGATGACTCCCTGGCTACTGTTTTTTGGTTTGTTTGCGGCTGGTATTTACATTAATATACTTGGTATATTGATTTTAGTGGTGACTTCGGCTGGGTTTTATGTGTTTTTGGGTAGACAGTTACGCGCTGCTGGACAAGATGCAATTATTCAGCAAAAAGCAACGGAGAGGTTGGCGGCCGATTCTTCACAAGCAGCCGAAAATACTCCGCAAGTCTTAGTCGCAGAACTGAAAATCGAAGCATTACCAATTCCTGATGAAGATTTAAGCGCTATTAGAAGCATTTTTGGAATTGATACGTTTTTTACTACAGAAACTATCTCTTATCAAGAAGGCGCAATTTTCAAAGGGAATATGCGGGGCGAACCAGAAGAAATTCACAACCGTCTCACTGCAAGTTTACAAGAAAAAGTCGGTGATAAATATCGACTGTTTTTAGTGGATAGCACAGAGGGTAAACCTGTGGTGATTGTTTTACCAAGTCGGAATGATCCTCGTCCGATGTCGTTACAGCAAAAATCCTTTGCTGTGATACTATTGATTGCAACTATCGCTACTTGTTTAGAAACTGCGGGATTATTACTGAATTTTGATTTATTTTCCAATCCAGAACGATATGCAGAGGCTTTACCTATAGCTACTGGGATATTCGCAATTTTGGCGACTCATGAAATCGGTCATTGGTTGCTGGCTCGTCGTCACGAAATCCGCCTCAGCTGGCCTTTCTTTTTACCGGCTGTGCAAATCGGTTCTTTTGGTGCAATTACTCGCTTTGAGTCTCTTTTACCTAATCGTAAGGTACTTTTTGATATTGCTTTGGCGGGACCTGCCGCAGGTGGTATCCTGTCTTTGTTAATGTTAATTGTGGGTTTGCTACTTTCCCACCCTGGTAGTTTGTTTCAATTACCTAATCAGTTTTTCCAAGGTTCTATTTTAGTCGGTAGCTTGGCGCGGGTTGTTCTGGGTTCAGCTTTACAATCATCTGTTGTTAGTGTCCATCCTCTGGTGGTGATTGGTTGGCTAGGTTTAGTGATCAATGCTTTGAATTTAATGCCTGCTGGACAGTTAGATGGTGGTCGTATTATACAGGCAATTTATGGACGCAAAACGGCAGGACGCGCAACTGCGGCGACTTTAATTATATTGGGGTTAATTTCTCTGGGTAATTCTCTGGCTATTTATTGGGCGGTGGTGATTTTCTTTTTACAACGAGATTTAGAACGCCCTACTTTAAATGAAATCAGTGAGCCTGATGATGCTAGGGCTGCTTTAGCTCTATTGGCGCTGTTTTTAATGATTTCTACTCTCTTACCTTTAACTCCGGGTGTGGCGGGAAGGTTGGGAATTGGCGGATAA
- a CDS encoding FAD-binding oxidoreductase: MNAIASSLASIIEENAIYPWENLELSQQKQIQQAIASAKPPNCIVYPSTQVQLAAVIAEAHRQNWRVLPCGKSSKINWGGLVKSADIVVSTERINQLIQHAVGDLTVTVEAGMQFSHLQEILAKSRQFIALDPSRPELATIGGIVATADTNSLRQRYGSVRDQLLGITFVRADGQIAKAGGRVVKNVAGYDLMKLFTGSYSTLGVISQVTFRVYPLAETSGTVVLTGTAEAISQAANTLRSSALTPTQADLLSTQLTSTLGLNQGLGLIARFQSITESVKEQSNRLLAVGEKLGLDGTIYVNEDEVSLWQRLRELMDDSVTDSAITCKIGVLPTAAVEVLTEAELGLIHLVSGLGWLQFEDKSQVLKMRERCEYNRGFLSILTAPNTVKESMDVWGYSGNSLQVMRQIKAQFDSKNILSPGRFVGGI; this comes from the coding sequence ATGAACGCGATCGCCTCTTCTCTTGCATCTATCATCGAAGAAAATGCCATTTATCCTTGGGAAAACCTCGAACTCAGCCAGCAAAAACAAATCCAACAGGCGATCGCATCGGCAAAACCTCCCAATTGTATCGTCTATCCCAGCACCCAAGTCCAACTAGCAGCCGTCATCGCCGAGGCACACCGTCAAAACTGGCGCGTCCTCCCCTGTGGAAAAAGCAGTAAAATCAACTGGGGTGGTTTAGTCAAAAGCGCTGATATCGTAGTCAGCACAGAACGCATCAATCAACTAATCCAACACGCCGTTGGTGATTTAACCGTCACAGTCGAAGCCGGGATGCAGTTTTCCCATCTTCAGGAAATTTTAGCAAAATCGCGGCAATTCATCGCCCTTGACCCCAGCAGACCCGAATTAGCCACTATTGGCGGTATTGTCGCTACAGCAGATACCAATTCCCTCAGACAACGTTATGGTAGTGTCCGCGACCAGTTGCTAGGTATTACCTTTGTCCGTGCTGATGGACAAATTGCCAAAGCTGGAGGGCGAGTGGTGAAAAACGTTGCTGGATACGATTTGATGAAGTTATTCACTGGTTCTTATAGCACACTAGGAGTAATTAGTCAAGTAACTTTTCGCGTGTATCCCCTAGCGGAAACATCAGGGACAGTGGTATTAACTGGCACAGCAGAAGCTATATCCCAAGCTGCAAATACTCTCCGCAGTTCCGCGTTAACACCAACTCAGGCTGATTTGCTCTCCACGCAACTAACTTCTACGTTAGGCTTAAATCAGGGGTTGGGATTAATTGCACGTTTCCAAAGTATTACTGAGAGTGTAAAGGAACAGTCAAATCGATTGTTAGCAGTGGGGGAAAAGTTGGGTTTAGATGGGACAATTTATGTGAATGAAGATGAAGTCTCTCTATGGCAAAGATTGCGAGAATTAATGGATGATTCGGTTACAGATTCTGCTATTACCTGCAAAATAGGAGTATTACCTACTGCGGCTGTGGAGGTTTTGACTGAGGCTGAATTGGGTTTAATTCACCTTGTTAGTGGTTTGGGCTGGTTGCAATTTGAGGATAAAAGTCAGGTTTTAAAAATGCGTGAGCGCTGTGAATATAATAGAGGTTTTTTGAGTATTTTAACAGCACCAAATACGGTTAAGGAATCAATGGATGTTTGGGGTTATTCTGGCAATTCTTTGCAGGTGATGCGCCAAATTAAGGCTCAGTTTGATAGTAAAAATATTTTAAGTCCTGGTCGCTTTGTGGGTGGAATTTAA
- a CDS encoding pentapeptide repeat-containing protein: MPPNYAGQNLRGRSFKGEDLTGANFSKADIRGTDFTNATLKDADFTGAKAGLQRHWAIGLLIVSWLMSAVSGFFSIFLGLLVVLIFIPDNTENFIMGIVSLIILLLFCITTIYKGLTAGLGASAELFAGAGAVAGVVTIAGAIAGAGSIAIAGVAAGVVAGAGSIAIVVTGAAAIAGAGSIAIAGAITGAITGAIAIAGAIAIAGAGSIAIAIAGAAAVALTLFSAYIGWRSLTGNEKDAGLHSFVIAFAATGGTSFRDADLTDADFTGAILRNTDFRKANLTRTRFYEAKKLDLARVGDSILAKRDVLNLLVSCNGRNKSYLGANLKGANLLGADLKEANLKDANITETTFQGACLDGVNLTLAQAIGTNFTSAQMTGACVEAWNIESSTQLDNVDCRFVYLLEHPKLGTDDRERRPSSGEFQPGEFTKLFEEVLNTVDLIFRDGIDWKAFVNAFQNVQNQNQDTELGLQSIENKGDGVVVVKVGVPDGADKEKIHSDFTHYYQLGLQAGEEKYKAQLQAKDNEIVIYRQQSADMKEIVSLLANKPINVQVDNKLENKNMTNSNDYSRKFENSGTLNNSGQINLGEISGTVTNTINELPSSPEPDKPGVKELLAQLQAAIEAEKDLPQEDKAEALEQVKTLAEAGKSPQEGAMQKAAKTAVKILKGTVASLPSATKLVEECSKLLPLISQLLGLG; the protein is encoded by the coding sequence ATGCCGCCAAACTATGCCGGTCAAAATCTCCGAGGTCGCTCTTTTAAAGGTGAAGACCTGACAGGAGCCAACTTTAGCAAGGCGGATATTCGCGGAACAGATTTTACCAACGCGACTCTTAAAGATGCTGATTTCACTGGTGCTAAAGCAGGACTACAGCGACATTGGGCAATTGGTTTGCTAATAGTATCATGGCTGATGTCGGCAGTTTCAGGGTTTTTCTCAATATTCCTTGGTTTATTGGTAGTATTGATTTTTATCCCTGATAATACGGAAAACTTCATCATGGGGATAGTCTCCCTAATTATACTGCTGCTTTTTTGTATTACTACCATTTATAAGGGTTTAACAGCAGGTTTAGGAGCCTCCGCCGAACTCTTCGCCGGAGCCGGAGCCGTAGCCGGAGTCGTAACCATAGCCGGAGCCATAGCCGGAGCTGGAAGTATAGCCATAGCCGGAGTCGCAGCCGGAGTCGTAGCCGGAGCCGGAAGCATAGCCATAGTCGTAACCGGAGCCGCAGCCATAGCCGGAGCCGGAAGCATAGCCATAGCCGGAGCCATAACCGGAGCCATAACTGGAGCCATAGCCATAGCCGGAGCGATAGCCATAGCCGGAGCCGGAAGCATAGCCATAGCCATAGCCGGAGCCGCAGCTGTAGCCTTGACATTATTTAGTGCTTATATTGGCTGGCGTAGTCTCACTGGAAATGAAAAAGATGCTGGGCTTCACTCATTTGTCATCGCCTTTGCTGCGACAGGTGGAACTAGCTTTCGTGATGCTGATTTAACTGATGCTGATTTTACAGGTGCAATTCTCAGAAATACAGATTTTAGAAAAGCCAACCTCACACGCACTCGGTTTTATGAAGCCAAAAAACTCGACCTTGCCAGAGTTGGAGATTCAATATTAGCTAAACGAGATGTTCTTAATTTACTCGTCAGCTGCAATGGTAGAAATAAATCATATCTTGGTGCTAACCTGAAAGGCGCTAACCTTTTAGGTGCAGACTTAAAAGAGGCAAATCTTAAAGATGCTAATATTACGGAAACCACCTTCCAAGGAGCTTGTTTAGATGGGGTAAATTTGACTCTAGCTCAAGCTATTGGTACTAATTTCACCAGCGCCCAAATGACTGGTGCTTGTGTAGAAGCCTGGAATATTGAAAGTTCCACTCAGTTAGATAATGTAGATTGTCGCTTTGTCTATCTTCTAGAACACCCCAAACTTGGAACCGATGACCGCGAACGCCGTCCCAGTAGTGGCGAATTTCAACCAGGAGAATTTACCAAGCTATTTGAAGAGGTTTTAAATACGGTTGATTTAATTTTCCGTGATGGCATTGATTGGAAGGCTTTTGTTAATGCATTTCAAAATGTGCAGAACCAAAATCAAGACACAGAATTAGGCTTACAAAGTATTGAAAATAAAGGTGATGGGGTAGTTGTTGTTAAGGTTGGTGTCCCTGACGGTGCTGATAAAGAAAAGATTCATAGTGATTTTACACACTATTATCAATTGGGACTGCAAGCTGGAGAAGAAAAATATAAAGCACAATTACAGGCTAAAGATAATGAGATAGTTATCTATCGCCAACAAAGTGCAGATATGAAAGAGATTGTGAGTTTGTTGGCGAATAAACCTATTAATGTTCAAGTTGACAATAAATTAGAAAACAAAAATATGACTAACAGTAATGATTACAGCCGTAAATTTGAAAATAGCGGAACTTTAAATAATAGCGGACAAATTAATTTAGGTGAAATTAGTGGTACGGTGACAAATACTATTAATGAATTACCAAGTTCACCTGAACCTGATAAACCGGGAGTTAAGGAATTGTTGGCACAATTGCAAGCAGCAATTGAGGCTGAGAAAGATTTACCTCAAGAAGATAAAGCTGAGGCGTTGGAACAGGTGAAGACTTTGGCGGAAGCGGGGAAAAGTCCCCAAGAGGGGGCGATGCAAAAGGCGGCGAAAACGGCTGTGAAGATTTTGAAAGGGACAGTTGCTAGTTTACCCAGTGCGACTAAGTTAGTTGAAGAATGTAGTAAGCTTTTGCCGTTGATTTCTCAGCTTTTAGGTTTAGGATAA
- a CDS encoding (Fe-S)-binding protein: protein MQVSDNSVNDTAKIKNLKGFDVSQPPDPKLIDSCVHCGFCLATCPSYRVIGKEMDSPRGRIYLMDAINNGEIALNTATVEHFDSCLGCLACVSTCPSGVQYDKLISATRHQVERNYSRSLPDTLIRKLIFSLFPNPDLLRLFLFPLLVYQRLGLPKLVRATGLLKKVSPRLAAMESILPKITLQSFQDNLPDVIPAQGEKRYRVGVILGCVQRLFFSPINEATVRVLTANGCEVVIPKSQGCCAALPEHQGQTEQAKTLARQMIDSFANTDVDFVIINAAGCGHTLKEYGHILQDDPEYKEKAQAFAAKVKDAQEFLVNVGMTAKLSPLSDKPLNLVYQDACHLLHGQKISVQPRQMLRQIPGVKLSEPIDAALCCGSAGVYNMLQPEVAEELGQQKVQNLLNTGAELIASANPGCTLQITKHLQLQGKSISVMHPMELLDYSIRGVKLN, encoded by the coding sequence ATGCAAGTTTCTGATAATTCTGTGAATGATACTGCTAAGATTAAGAATTTAAAGGGTTTTGATGTTAGTCAGCCACCTGATCCGAAGTTGATTGATAGTTGTGTACATTGTGGGTTTTGTTTGGCGACTTGTCCCAGTTATCGGGTGATTGGTAAGGAGATGGATTCTCCTAGGGGACGCATCTATTTAATGGATGCTATTAATAATGGTGAAATTGCTCTGAATACGGCAACTGTTGAACATTTTGATTCTTGTTTGGGTTGTCTGGCTTGTGTGAGTACTTGTCCTTCTGGTGTGCAGTATGACAAGTTGATTTCTGCTACTCGTCACCAAGTTGAACGCAATTATTCCCGCAGTTTACCAGATACTTTAATTCGTAAACTGATATTTTCTTTGTTTCCTAATCCTGATTTATTAAGATTGTTTTTGTTTCCTTTGTTGGTTTATCAAAGGTTGGGTTTACCAAAGTTGGTGCGGGCTACAGGGTTACTGAAAAAAGTATCTCCCCGTTTGGCTGCAATGGAATCAATTTTACCAAAAATTACTCTTCAATCTTTTCAAGATAATTTACCGGATGTTATTCCCGCCCAAGGTGAGAAGCGTTACCGAGTTGGGGTGATTTTGGGATGTGTGCAACGGCTGTTTTTCTCGCCTATTAATGAAGCAACTGTACGAGTTTTAACGGCTAATGGTTGTGAGGTTGTAATTCCGAAATCTCAAGGTTGTTGTGCGGCGCTTCCTGAACACCAAGGACAAACGGAACAGGCGAAGACTTTAGCTAGACAAATGATTGATAGTTTTGCTAATACTGATGTCGATTTTGTCATTATCAATGCTGCTGGTTGCGGTCATACTTTGAAAGAATACGGTCACATCTTACAAGATGACCCAGAATATAAAGAAAAGGCTCAGGCTTTTGCTGCTAAGGTGAAAGATGCTCAAGAGTTTTTAGTAAATGTGGGAATGACAGCTAAACTATCACCGTTATCTGATAAACCTTTAAATTTAGTTTATCAAGATGCTTGTCATTTATTACATGGACAAAAAATTAGTGTGCAACCGCGTCAGATGTTGCGACAAATTCCCGGAGTAAAATTAAGCGAACCCATAGACGCGGCTTTGTGTTGTGGTAGTGCTGGGGTTTATAATATGCTGCAACCAGAAGTTGCTGAGGAATTAGGACAGCAAAAAGTGCAGAATTTATTAAATACTGGTGCTGAGTTAATTGCTTCGGCTAATCCCGGTTGTACTTTGCAAATTACCAAGCATTTGCAATTGCAAGGGAAAAGCATTTCAGTTATGCACCCAATGGAGTTATTAGATTATTCAATTCGGGGCGTGAAGTTGAACTGA